A part of Microbacterium atlanticum genomic DNA contains:
- a CDS encoding ABC transporter substrate-binding protein: MRRYLRTLAAMGAVAAVGIALAGCAGSGSGAESGGTVTLWARDSQSRFMQQLADAFNETHDTQVEVTLVPASEYVQKFGTAAAGGSAPDIASIDLVYVPYFASVGALKDIKEDWDALSYKDDMSPGHVAQGVYEDGVYSVPFSADVSAMFYNKDLFAAAGLDPEAPPTTMAEVQAAAEQITASGDGNYGFVFSGACGGCNIFSMTPYIWASGGDVLSTDGTEALLDTQEVTDTLTQYRDLWEGGAMPELVQSDSGANAGDAFKAGKVGIMNWGTFFIGALEDETDGAQFEWDVAPIPGAEDGQIGSFAGGDNLTIPSGSKNPEGAWEFLEWATGEEAQTILADAGVMPTRLDLLDELYISQDPRFQVFADALAVGKVPYSVIENELFNDPNGVWSTMIQEAVFGTGTVEEAQAKAQEAAQALLDEANN, from the coding sequence ATGAGGCGCTACCTGAGAACACTCGCCGCCATGGGCGCGGTCGCCGCGGTCGGGATCGCTCTGGCCGGATGCGCCGGTTCGGGCAGCGGGGCAGAGAGCGGCGGAACCGTCACCCTCTGGGCCCGCGACTCGCAGTCCCGGTTCATGCAGCAGCTCGCCGACGCTTTCAACGAGACTCACGACACGCAGGTCGAGGTCACACTCGTTCCAGCGTCCGAGTATGTGCAGAAGTTCGGCACCGCCGCCGCCGGAGGCAGCGCGCCGGACATCGCGTCGATCGACCTGGTCTACGTGCCCTACTTCGCATCGGTCGGTGCATTGAAGGACATCAAGGAGGACTGGGACGCGCTGTCGTACAAGGACGACATGAGCCCGGGGCACGTCGCCCAGGGCGTGTATGAAGACGGCGTCTACTCGGTGCCCTTCTCGGCCGATGTCTCGGCGATGTTCTACAACAAGGACCTGTTCGCCGCAGCGGGCCTCGACCCCGAGGCGCCGCCGACCACGATGGCCGAGGTGCAGGCCGCTGCCGAGCAGATCACCGCATCAGGCGACGGCAACTACGGGTTCGTATTCTCGGGCGCGTGCGGTGGCTGCAACATCTTCTCGATGACCCCGTACATCTGGGCGAGCGGCGGCGACGTGCTCTCCACCGACGGCACCGAAGCGCTGCTGGACACCCAGGAGGTGACCGACACCCTCACCCAGTACCGCGACCTGTGGGAGGGCGGCGCGATGCCCGAGCTCGTGCAGTCCGACAGCGGCGCGAACGCCGGTGACGCGTTCAAGGCCGGCAAGGTCGGCATCATGAACTGGGGCACGTTCTTCATCGGTGCCCTCGAGGACGAGACCGACGGCGCACAGTTCGAGTGGGACGTCGCCCCGATCCCCGGCGCCGAGGACGGCCAGATCGGCTCGTTCGCCGGCGGCGACAACCTCACCATCCCGTCAGGGTCGAAGAACCCCGAGGGTGCGTGGGAGTTCCTCGAGTGGGCCACCGGCGAAGAGGCCCAGACGATCCTCGCCGACGCCGGCGTGATGCCAACGCGCCTCGATCTTCTCGACGAGCTGTACATCTCCCAGGACCCCCGCTTCCAGGTGTTCGCCGACGCACTGGCAGTGGGCAAGGTGCCCTACAGCGTGATCGAGAACGAACTGTTCAACGACCCCAACGGGGTCTGGTCCACCATGATCCAGGAGGCCGTGTTCGGCACCGGGACCGTGGAAGAAGCTCAAGCGAAGGCCCAGGAAGCGGCGCAGGCGCTGCTCGACGAGGCCAACAACTGA
- a CDS encoding glycoside hydrolase family 2 protein, whose protein sequence is MTVITRAISDWTIEASGRHVPAIARQAGALPATVPGAVHTDLLTAGLIADPYLDENEKLQSWIGLTDWTYRGTFDWAPDGEALQRLVFGGIDTIARIRVNGHDLGNTRNMHRTHRFDVTAVLNEGPNEIEVAIASPVREADAASFSLGYRPHTNHHPYNAIRKMACSFGWDWGLDTSTSALWKPVVLESWSGPRLDEVRVGGDVVAGVPTLRVHAAVSAGNDAGGLQVRVRVGDLVDQAIPIVSGVASADIAVPDADLWWPRGYGAAALHDAEITLMADAQVIDTRSHRVGFRSVELRTEPDEHGIGFAIVVNGAVIHVRGANWIPDDAFLHRVDRARYARRLDQAEFAGINLIRVWGGGIYESDDLFAECDERGILTWQDFLLACAAYAENEPLWSEFDAEAREAITRLGAHPSLVVLNGNNENIWGRQDWNWDKRLDGRTWGAGYYYDLFPGLVGELAPHVGYTPGSPFSPEPASWQNEPSTGTVHVWDLWNQRDWPEYRDYRPRFVAEFGWQGPPTWTTLTRAVSDDPLTPESPGMLVHQKAAKGNDKLTDGLTAHFPLPNDMADWHWAMSLNQAIAVRTAIEWWRSLPECTGTIVWQLNDCWPVTSWAAVDGDERPKPLLYALRQAHADRLLTVQPDGDGLVAVLVNDTDEEWVGTLWLERRTFDGDDLGHIEIGLAVPRRSTARVEVPLAIASPHNAAAECVIARVGTTRAVWFFTEYRDSELRPADYEVSARRDGADHVITLTAHTLLRDVTVLADRLAPDAVTDRALDTLFPGETIDIRITGGHAIELDGLCSRGHIRSANDLVVPRRGSEA, encoded by the coding sequence ATGACCGTCATCACCCGCGCCATCTCCGACTGGACGATCGAAGCATCCGGCCGTCACGTGCCCGCGATCGCCCGTCAGGCCGGCGCTCTCCCCGCGACCGTGCCGGGCGCCGTGCACACCGATCTGCTCACCGCCGGTCTCATCGCCGATCCCTATCTCGACGAGAACGAGAAGCTGCAGTCGTGGATCGGGCTGACCGACTGGACCTATCGGGGCACCTTCGACTGGGCGCCGGACGGCGAAGCCTTGCAGCGACTCGTGTTCGGCGGGATCGACACGATCGCGCGGATACGGGTGAACGGGCACGACCTCGGAAACACCCGCAACATGCACCGCACGCACCGGTTCGACGTCACCGCGGTGCTCAACGAGGGGCCGAATGAGATCGAGGTCGCGATCGCGTCGCCGGTCCGAGAAGCGGATGCCGCGAGCTTCAGCCTCGGCTACCGGCCGCACACCAACCACCACCCGTACAACGCGATCCGCAAGATGGCGTGCAGCTTCGGCTGGGACTGGGGGCTCGACACCAGCACATCTGCGCTGTGGAAGCCCGTGGTTCTCGAGTCGTGGAGCGGACCGCGCCTCGACGAGGTGCGTGTCGGCGGCGATGTCGTCGCCGGGGTGCCGACACTGCGCGTGCACGCCGCCGTCTCCGCCGGCAACGATGCAGGTGGACTTCAGGTGCGGGTGCGCGTCGGCGACCTGGTCGACCAGGCGATCCCGATCGTCTCGGGTGTGGCATCCGCCGACATCGCGGTGCCGGATGCCGACCTGTGGTGGCCGCGCGGGTACGGAGCCGCCGCGTTGCACGACGCTGAGATCACCCTCATGGCGGACGCTCAGGTGATCGACACCCGATCGCACCGCGTGGGCTTCCGGTCGGTTGAGCTGCGCACCGAGCCCGATGAGCACGGGATCGGATTCGCGATCGTCGTCAACGGGGCGGTGATTCACGTGCGTGGTGCGAACTGGATCCCCGACGATGCCTTCCTTCACCGGGTCGACCGCGCCCGCTATGCGCGCCGACTCGACCAGGCTGAATTCGCGGGGATCAACCTCATCCGGGTGTGGGGCGGCGGCATCTATGAATCCGACGACCTCTTCGCCGAGTGCGACGAGCGCGGCATCCTCACCTGGCAGGACTTTCTCTTGGCGTGCGCCGCGTATGCCGAGAACGAACCGCTGTGGTCGGAGTTCGACGCCGAGGCCCGGGAGGCGATCACGCGCCTCGGAGCCCACCCGTCCCTGGTCGTGCTCAACGGCAACAACGAGAACATCTGGGGCCGGCAGGACTGGAACTGGGACAAACGACTCGACGGGCGCACCTGGGGTGCGGGCTATTACTACGACCTCTTCCCGGGACTGGTCGGCGAACTCGCCCCGCACGTCGGTTACACGCCCGGCAGCCCGTTCTCGCCCGAACCCGCATCATGGCAGAACGAGCCCTCGACCGGAACAGTCCACGTCTGGGACCTGTGGAACCAGCGCGACTGGCCGGAGTACCGCGACTACCGGCCGCGCTTCGTCGCAGAGTTCGGCTGGCAGGGGCCGCCGACCTGGACCACCCTCACCCGCGCGGTGTCGGACGACCCGCTCACCCCGGAATCGCCGGGCATGCTGGTTCACCAGAAGGCCGCCAAGGGCAACGACAAGCTCACCGACGGGCTCACCGCCCACTTCCCCCTCCCGAACGACATGGCCGACTGGCACTGGGCGATGTCACTGAACCAGGCGATCGCGGTGCGGACCGCCATCGAGTGGTGGCGCTCACTACCCGAGTGCACCGGCACGATCGTGTGGCAGCTCAATGACTGCTGGCCGGTGACGTCGTGGGCTGCCGTCGACGGCGACGAACGACCCAAACCGCTGCTCTACGCGCTCCGTCAAGCCCACGCTGACCGGCTGCTGACCGTCCAGCCCGATGGCGACGGACTCGTCGCGGTGCTCGTGAACGACACCGACGAGGAATGGGTGGGCACCCTCTGGCTCGAACGGCGCACCTTCGACGGCGACGACCTCGGCCACATCGAGATCGGACTGGCCGTGCCCCGTCGCAGCACCGCCCGCGTCGAGGTGCCTCTCGCGATCGCGAGCCCGCACAACGCGGCCGCGGAGTGCGTCATCGCCCGCGTGGGCACCACACGTGCCGTGTGGTTCTTCACGGAGTACCGCGACAGCGAGCTCCGCCCGGCGGACTACGAGGTCTCGGCGCGGCGGGACGGGGCCGACCACGTCATCACGCTCACCGCTCACACGCTCCTTCGTGATGTGACCGTGCTCGCCGATCGGCTTGCGCCCGACGCCGTGACCGACCGCGCACTCGACACGCTCTTCCCGGGCGAGACGATAGACATCCGAATCACCGGCGGCCACGCCATCGAACTCGATGGCCTCTGTTCCCGGGGCCATATTCGCTCTGCCAACGATCTGGTCGTCCCGCGACGCGGCTCGGAAGCGTAG
- a CDS encoding DUF2255 family protein, whose protein sequence is MSNWTDAELRELDAAYEVRVAGRRADGSSRTPVIVWHVVTDGELYLRSVKGPDGQWYKGVARYFEGFISWGGHTRPVTYTLDSSQDAAIDRAYVSKYGNGSPTRAITNALSKQTTMRVDPA, encoded by the coding sequence ATGAGCAACTGGACAGATGCAGAGCTCCGCGAGCTGGATGCGGCTTACGAGGTGCGAGTGGCCGGGCGCCGAGCGGACGGGTCTTCCCGTACCCCGGTCATCGTCTGGCACGTCGTCACCGACGGCGAGCTCTACCTCCGTTCGGTGAAAGGTCCCGACGGACAGTGGTACAAAGGCGTGGCGCGATACTTCGAAGGGTTCATAAGCTGGGGCGGTCACACTCGGCCCGTTACTTACACCCTCGATTCGTCTCAAGACGCCGCGATTGACCGGGCATACGTCTCCAAGTACGGAAACGGGTCCCCTACCCGAGCGATCACGAATGCCCTCTCCAAGCAGACCACGATGCGGGTCGATCCGGCCTAG
- a CDS encoding LacI family DNA-binding transcriptional regulator, with the protein MADVARVAGVSKKTVSNFFNGYPYMTPETRSRIEAAIAELNYKVNVSARNLSSGRTGTIALAIPEIAHPYFAELAQSVVAAAQQRGMNVVVEVTEGDHDRELALLHGHGGRYVDGLLFHPIALGADDIESATIDVPVVLIGDRVYGGRFDFVTVANVEGAYEMTRLLLRRGRRRIVALGMERSDLPTAAAQRFLGYARALEAEGIVLDDRLLVGPIPWNRASGAHAIAGVVESGIDFDAVFGLNDAIALGAMSELQRRGISVPEHVSVVGFDDVEEAALAFPALTTLNSGRTWIADTAVQRLADHLQRGDSDARVIVAQHSVIERASV; encoded by the coding sequence ATGGCGGATGTCGCTCGGGTGGCGGGGGTGTCGAAGAAGACCGTGTCGAACTTTTTCAACGGCTACCCGTACATGACGCCGGAGACGCGGTCGCGGATCGAGGCTGCGATCGCGGAGCTGAACTACAAGGTCAACGTGTCGGCACGCAACCTCAGCTCGGGGCGCACCGGAACGATCGCCTTGGCGATCCCCGAGATCGCCCACCCGTACTTCGCCGAGCTTGCCCAGTCGGTGGTCGCCGCCGCCCAGCAGCGAGGGATGAACGTGGTCGTCGAGGTAACCGAGGGCGACCATGACCGCGAACTCGCGCTGCTGCACGGGCACGGCGGTCGCTACGTAGACGGTCTGCTCTTCCACCCGATCGCTCTGGGCGCAGACGATATCGAGTCGGCCACCATCGACGTTCCCGTGGTGCTTATCGGCGACCGCGTGTACGGCGGGCGATTCGATTTCGTGACCGTCGCGAACGTCGAGGGCGCGTACGAGATGACTCGTCTGCTGCTGCGTCGGGGCCGGCGACGGATCGTCGCGCTCGGCATGGAGCGCTCCGACCTGCCGACAGCCGCGGCGCAGCGCTTCCTGGGATATGCGCGAGCTCTTGAGGCCGAGGGGATCGTGCTCGATGATCGGCTTCTGGTGGGTCCGATCCCGTGGAATCGCGCGTCGGGAGCGCACGCGATCGCCGGCGTCGTCGAATCGGGCATCGACTTCGACGCCGTGTTCGGTCTGAACGACGCGATCGCGCTGGGTGCGATGTCGGAACTGCAGCGGCGCGGCATCAGTGTGCCGGAGCACGTGTCGGTGGTCGGCTTCGACGATGTCGAGGAGGCCGCACTGGCATTCCCTGCGCTCACGACGCTGAACTCAGGCCGCACGTGGATCGCCGACACCGCGGTGCAGCGGCTCGCGGATCACCTGCAGCGCGGCGACAGCGACGCCCGCGTGATCGTCGCCCAGCACTCCGTGATCGAGCGCGCCTCGGTCTGA
- a CDS encoding carbohydrate ABC transporter permease encodes MTTTVPETTRVVLPHATETPRHQPIMPAIAWWIIALCLAVLFLYPIYVMLSRIGIDDIAKIFDTSRGLSVWQSAGNSVFVSLLATGIAVVVSTMAGYAFAKLPYRGSKVAFFVTLVTFMVPFQAIITPLYLVLRDIGLQNNLVGVALVLATFNLPLGIFLMRNSFAAIPSTLEEAAQIDGATAFGAMWRVMLPVAAPGLVSTALLAFFATWNEFFAVLILITDQNLYTLPVSIGILSVDGNFGVNFGLMMTGVAVTVIPCVIVYLVLQKYYVAGLLGGALK; translated from the coding sequence ATGACCACGACAGTCCCCGAGACCACGCGTGTGGTGCTCCCCCACGCGACCGAGACGCCTCGCCACCAACCGATCATGCCGGCCATCGCCTGGTGGATCATCGCACTGTGCCTCGCGGTGCTCTTCCTCTACCCGATCTACGTCATGCTCTCCCGCATCGGCATCGACGACATCGCGAAGATCTTCGACACCAGCCGGGGCCTCAGTGTGTGGCAGAGCGCCGGCAACTCCGTCTTCGTCTCGCTTCTCGCGACAGGCATCGCTGTCGTCGTGAGCACCATGGCCGGGTACGCCTTCGCGAAACTCCCCTACCGGGGCAGCAAGGTGGCGTTCTTCGTCACCCTGGTGACCTTCATGGTGCCGTTCCAGGCGATCATCACCCCGCTGTATCTCGTACTCCGCGACATCGGCCTGCAGAACAACCTCGTCGGGGTAGCGCTCGTGCTGGCGACGTTCAACCTCCCCCTCGGGATCTTCCTGATGCGCAACTCGTTCGCCGCGATCCCCTCCACGCTCGAAGAAGCCGCGCAGATCGACGGGGCCACGGCGTTCGGGGCGATGTGGCGGGTCATGCTCCCCGTCGCGGCCCCCGGTCTGGTGTCCACCGCGCTGCTGGCGTTCTTCGCGACCTGGAACGAGTTCTTCGCGGTCCTCATCCTGATCACCGATCAGAACCTGTACACGCTCCCCGTCTCGATCGGCATCCTCTCGGTCGACGGCAACTTCGGCGTCAACTTCGGACTCATGATGACCGGCGTCGCGGTCACCGTCATCCCGTGCGTAATCGTGTACCTGGTGCTGCAGAAGTACTACGTCGCCGGCCTCCTCGGCGGCGCGCTCAAGTAG
- a CDS encoding glycoside hydrolase family 127 protein encodes MVSVTGSLAAPAAPARTTARTPLDIRRVRLADGFVGDWQRLNREATIPHCIERLETTGVIDNLRRLVGESDAEFRGPLFADSDLYKTLEAIGWEAVNGDASSFDGFVDDAIRLLGAVQEDDGYLDSYYQGPLAGQRFTDLPQGHEMYKLGHLLQAAIAWAHAGRTDLLEIALRYVDLVHETFGAGGRDDIDGHPEIETALVELSRLTGDPRHRELAVRMIELRGHRTIGEGAFGGAYYQDYTPVREAREAIGHAVRQVYLLAGVADVELDDADAGYRATLDALWDSIHHQKMYVTGGLGSRHRGEAFGDPYELPADRAYSETCAAIANLHWNWRMLLLNGDAKYADEIERGLYNAIAVSTAVDGKSYFYSNPLQLRSGHTHEEDAPSARLDWYFCACCPPNLARLLASINAYVLTESADAVQFQLYASGSYDLGDGVTAQVTTDFPWAPTVRVEFDAPTTRVTQFRIPGWAEGAAITVDGTRADAAPGYVQAAAGTRTVELEIPVEPVFEQAHPWVDAARGALALRRGPVYYCIEQADLPDGIRLEDVMIPAEPVAIQGGHDDALVAPTLTIDGARLRRPSGALYETPGSAAVADLGALRAIPYFRWANRAPGAMRVWLPTV; translated from the coding sequence ATGGTCAGCGTCACAGGCTCGCTCGCCGCCCCGGCTGCCCCGGCACGCACGACGGCCCGCACCCCGCTCGACATCCGTCGCGTGCGGCTCGCGGACGGGTTCGTCGGGGACTGGCAGCGGCTGAACCGCGAGGCCACCATCCCCCACTGCATCGAACGCCTGGAGACGACCGGCGTCATCGACAACCTCCGCCGCCTGGTCGGGGAGAGCGACGCCGAGTTCCGCGGTCCGCTGTTCGCCGACTCCGACCTCTACAAAACGCTCGAGGCGATCGGCTGGGAGGCCGTCAACGGCGACGCCTCGTCGTTCGACGGCTTCGTCGATGACGCGATTCGCCTCCTCGGCGCGGTGCAGGAGGACGACGGCTACCTCGACAGCTATTACCAGGGCCCGCTGGCGGGTCAGCGGTTCACCGATCTGCCGCAGGGACACGAGATGTACAAGCTCGGCCACCTTCTGCAGGCGGCGATCGCATGGGCGCACGCCGGCCGTACCGACCTGCTCGAGATCGCCCTGCGCTACGTCGACCTCGTGCACGAGACGTTCGGCGCCGGCGGCCGAGACGACATCGACGGCCACCCCGAGATCGAGACCGCCCTGGTGGAGCTTTCACGACTGACCGGCGACCCGCGCCACCGCGAGCTCGCCGTGCGCATGATCGAACTGCGCGGCCACCGCACGATCGGCGAGGGCGCGTTCGGCGGCGCCTACTACCAGGACTACACGCCGGTGCGCGAGGCCCGCGAGGCCATCGGTCACGCCGTCCGCCAGGTGTACCTGCTCGCCGGCGTGGCCGACGTGGAGCTCGATGACGCCGATGCGGGCTACCGTGCGACCCTCGATGCGCTGTGGGACAGCATCCATCACCAGAAGATGTACGTCACCGGCGGCCTCGGCTCGCGCCACCGCGGCGAGGCGTTCGGCGACCCTTACGAGCTGCCCGCCGACCGGGCCTACTCCGAGACCTGCGCCGCCATCGCGAACCTGCACTGGAACTGGCGGATGCTGCTGCTCAACGGGGACGCGAAGTACGCGGACGAGATCGAGCGGGGACTGTACAACGCCATCGCCGTCTCGACCGCCGTCGACGGGAAGAGCTACTTCTACTCCAATCCGCTGCAGCTGCGCTCAGGTCACACGCACGAGGAGGACGCACCGTCGGCGCGACTGGACTGGTACTTCTGCGCATGCTGCCCGCCCAACCTCGCCCGACTCCTCGCATCCATCAACGCCTACGTGCTGACCGAGTCTGCTGACGCTGTGCAGTTCCAGCTCTATGCATCGGGGAGCTACGACCTCGGCGACGGCGTCACCGCACAGGTGACCACCGACTTCCCCTGGGCGCCGACCGTGCGGGTCGAGTTCGATGCGCCGACGACACGTGTCACCCAGTTCCGTATTCCCGGGTGGGCGGAGGGCGCGGCTATCACCGTCGACGGAACGCGCGCGGATGCTGCGCCCGGATACGTCCAGGCGGCCGCGGGCACCCGAACCGTCGAGCTCGAGATCCCCGTCGAGCCGGTGTTCGAGCAGGCGCACCCGTGGGTGGACGCGGCGCGAGGTGCGCTCGCGCTGCGCCGCGGCCCGGTGTACTACTGCATCGAGCAGGCGGACCTACCTGACGGCATCCGTCTGGAGGATGTGATGATCCCCGCTGAGCCGGTCGCGATCCAGGGTGGGCATGACGACGCGCTCGTCGCGCCGACCCTCACGATCGATGGCGCACGCCTGCGGCGGCCATCCGGGGCACTCTACGAGACGCCCGGCTCCGCCGCCGTCGCCGACCTGGGCGCGCTCCGCGCCATTCCCTACTTCCGGTGGGCGAACCGCGCCCCCGGTGCGATGCGCGTCTGGTTGCCGACGGTTTAG
- a CDS encoding PKD domain-containing protein, producing MARPSFARPGPIAASAVLALTVALLPALPAAAEPVACVQPAPNAPMQVTADCIDPTYTQPVIDAETDETTPVPHHRVSGHFEGTNITFNIYLHPAADKSKWQGRFFQYTYPTTFSADQNTSRASDRAIGFALASGGYAVQAGNGFLSLGYRHTAAAAKFAETVAAAYYGSDRAIFGYLYGPSGGSFQTVGAAENTDGVWQGFVPLVQAVPTPNSYNFNGRAAAELILADKADEIRDALLPGGSGDPYATLDEAERAMLTEVHKLGIPWKGWENPDYLLGYDPAYFGGGLDSDDPLVYDPTFVDDFWNTAGYLGAEDSPLGERVRAELVEMGDTIGHRWNIAKRFAYRYQLPAAGTGWIALDQFRAADGTPLYPQRTVGEPGFSGAVSGNAAFDGSINGKMIVVSNLYDVDALPIHTDWYRKKVESSLGAAAGNAYRVYYTDHADHQDAAPTGARAATLVDWYGSVEQALRDVAAWAEKGVAAPVSTRYEIKDSQIVVSPFALVRAGIQPTVDFVTLRDGVITTRVGKPVALLAAARAPLGGGKIVAAEWDFEGDGTYVAGNAGKPQKIAALATTHRFTQPGTYFVSVRVTAERNGDVNAGFARVQNIDRVRVVVTQ from the coding sequence ATGGCACGACCATCTTTCGCCCGTCCCGGGCCCATCGCTGCGAGCGCCGTGCTCGCGCTGACCGTCGCGCTCCTGCCCGCTCTGCCAGCCGCGGCCGAACCTGTCGCGTGCGTGCAGCCCGCCCCCAATGCGCCGATGCAGGTGACCGCGGACTGCATCGATCCGACATACACCCAGCCTGTGATCGATGCCGAGACGGACGAGACGACGCCCGTTCCGCATCACCGGGTGTCGGGTCACTTCGAGGGCACGAACATCACGTTCAACATCTACCTGCACCCCGCAGCCGACAAGTCGAAGTGGCAGGGTCGGTTCTTCCAGTACACCTACCCGACAACCTTCAGCGCCGACCAGAACACCTCTCGCGCAAGCGATCGCGCCATCGGCTTCGCGCTCGCCAGCGGCGGGTACGCGGTGCAGGCCGGAAACGGGTTCCTGTCGCTGGGCTACCGCCACACCGCCGCAGCGGCGAAGTTCGCCGAGACCGTGGCCGCGGCCTACTACGGCAGCGATCGCGCCATCTTCGGGTACCTGTACGGCCCCAGCGGCGGCTCGTTCCAGACGGTCGGCGCAGCCGAGAACACGGACGGGGTGTGGCAGGGTTTCGTTCCGTTGGTGCAGGCCGTGCCGACGCCGAACAGTTACAACTTCAACGGGCGTGCGGCGGCCGAGCTCATCCTCGCCGACAAGGCCGACGAGATCCGCGACGCGCTGCTGCCCGGGGGCAGCGGCGACCCCTATGCCACTCTCGATGAGGCGGAGCGCGCGATGCTCACGGAGGTGCACAAGCTCGGCATCCCGTGGAAGGGATGGGAGAACCCCGACTACCTGCTCGGCTACGACCCCGCCTACTTCGGCGGCGGGCTCGACTCCGACGACCCGCTCGTCTATGATCCCACCTTCGTCGACGACTTCTGGAACACCGCTGGCTACCTCGGCGCTGAAGACTCCCCGCTCGGCGAGCGGGTGCGGGCCGAACTCGTCGAAATGGGGGACACGATCGGCCACCGCTGGAACATCGCCAAGCGGTTCGCGTACCGGTATCAGCTCCCAGCGGCCGGCACCGGGTGGATCGCTCTCGACCAGTTCCGCGCCGCGGACGGTACCCCGCTCTATCCGCAGCGTACGGTGGGGGAGCCCGGGTTCTCGGGCGCGGTGTCGGGCAACGCCGCCTTCGACGGTTCGATCAACGGCAAGATGATCGTTGTGTCGAACCTCTACGACGTCGACGCTCTTCCGATCCACACCGACTGGTATCGGAAGAAGGTCGAGTCCAGCCTCGGCGCCGCCGCCGGCAACGCCTACCGGGTGTATTACACAGATCATGCCGACCACCAGGACGCTGCGCCGACCGGAGCACGCGCGGCGACGCTGGTCGACTGGTACGGCAGTGTCGAACAGGCGCTGCGCGACGTCGCCGCATGGGCGGAGAAGGGGGTCGCGGCGCCCGTGTCCACCCGCTACGAGATCAAGGACTCGCAGATCGTCGTCTCGCCGTTCGCCCTGGTGCGCGCCGGCATCCAGCCGACCGTGGACTTCGTGACGCTCCGCGACGGCGTGATCACGACGCGGGTGGGCAAGCCGGTCGCGCTGCTCGCGGCAGCGCGTGCGCCGCTCGGCGGGGGGAAGATCGTCGCTGCGGAGTGGGACTTCGAAGGTGATGGCACGTACGTCGCGGGGAATGCGGGCAAGCCGCAGAAGATCGCGGCGCTGGCGACGACGCATCGGTTCACGCAGCCGGGCACCTACTTCGTGAGCGTGCGGGTCACGGCCGAGCGCAACGGTGATGTCAATGCCGGTTTCGCCCGCGTGCAGAACATCGACCGCGTGCGCGTGGTCGTGACGCAGTAA
- a CDS encoding carbohydrate ABC transporter permease, translating into MTAVAQAALEPQTMGKNRIARRRGILGLVLSLPAFVLLGVFFVWPLIRTVFMSLNDWPLLGTPEFIGFENYVNAFNDDQFLRAAGFTIFYTIVITPILLACAFGLAFLVRRGQRRHRIFQTIYFLPVVIGLASGSYIWLFMWQSDIGPTTTLLGNLGVLDPTKNFFADFWSAFAIVVGMVTWKVVGLQMLLVLAGIQAIPEEVNEAARIDGASAWQTFWHITVPLLRPTLALVLVFSVAGSLLAFDQFYIMTNGGPAGSTITAVFQIYRTGFVQFDVGYASALSLILMLALGLVSLGQMLLLRNSDHS; encoded by the coding sequence ATGACTGCTGTTGCGCAGGCGGCGCTGGAGCCGCAAACGATGGGGAAGAACAGGATCGCGCGGCGCCGCGGCATCCTCGGGCTCGTCCTCAGCCTTCCCGCCTTCGTCCTCCTCGGCGTCTTCTTCGTCTGGCCGCTCATCCGCACGGTCTTCATGTCGCTCAACGACTGGCCGCTGCTGGGCACGCCGGAGTTCATCGGCTTCGAGAACTACGTCAACGCGTTCAATGACGACCAGTTCCTGCGGGCGGCCGGATTCACGATCTTCTACACGATCGTCATCACCCCGATCCTGCTCGCCTGCGCGTTCGGTCTCGCGTTCCTGGTGCGCCGCGGGCAGCGCCGGCATCGGATCTTCCAGACCATCTACTTCCTCCCCGTGGTCATCGGCCTCGCCTCAGGCAGCTACATCTGGCTGTTCATGTGGCAGTCCGACATCGGCCCGACGACGACCCTGCTCGGCAACCTCGGCGTCCTCGATCCGACGAAGAACTTCTTCGCCGACTTCTGGTCGGCCTTCGCGATCGTGGTGGGCATGGTCACATGGAAGGTCGTCGGACTCCAGATGCTCCTCGTGCTCGCCGGCATCCAGGCGATCCCCGAGGAGGTGAACGAGGCGGCCCGCATCGACGGTGCGAGCGCGTGGCAGACGTTCTGGCACATCACCGTGCCGCTGCTGCGCCCCACCCTCGCGCTCGTGCTGGTGTTCTCGGTGGCAGGCTCACTGCTCGCGTTCGACCAGTTCTACATCATGACCAACGGCGGCCCGGCGGGGTCCACAATCACGGCGGTGTTCCAGATCTACCGCACCGGCTTCGTGCAGTTCGACGTCGGCTACGCGTCGGCGCTCTCCCTCATCCTCATGCTCGCCCTCGGGCTCGTCAGCCTCGGGCAGATGCTCCTGCTTCGGAACTCGGACCACTCATGA